The window AGAGAGAGACTTCTGGCCTCTACGATCGAGTTGCTGCTCTTGAGGCTGAGAAGGCCCGATTACTGGTGAAACCATCCTCTTCCCGTACTTCATATTTTTTTATGTTCCTCAGGAGTTGTATGAGGAGTGGATTCATGCCGAGGCCCAGTTAGATGTGTTTCGGGACTTACATGCGCCGGGATCTGTTTCTGAGGTTGCCCTTAAGGATGCTAGTGTTAAGGCTCGAGAAGCTCAAGTTGCTTGTGGGTATGATCCCTCTACGCTTGAGGCCGGTGAGGACGAGGGGGACGAGGGTGTGGACCGGCTCGAGGAGAATGCCCGGTATGATACTGCATATCCTGAGGGCGAAGGTGATGACGGCAAGGGTGTTGATGGTCAAGGTGGTGGTGCTGTTGAGGGCCAAGTCGGCGGGGATGTTGAAGGCCGTGATGGTGGTGGCCAgtagttttctttatttttgattttttgtatGGTTTGTTTGTCGCCGTCTTCACGAGCCTATTGTAAATAGTTTttaagtatattaaatattagagTTGTTCCTTGCATCTTCTTTTCTTCCTGCGGTTTATTTTATGTACTTGtgtatatttttgtttctttgttgGCATACGGCCGAGAGCCAATAGGTGTTTGtttgagcgaggtcgaacataactttTCATTGAATCGCGGCCGAGGGACAGTAGGTATTTTTCGAGCAGGGTCGAACATGAATTTTCATTGAATCGTGGTCGAGGGCCGATAAGTGCTTGTTTGAGCGAGGTCAAACATAAATTTTCATTGAATcgcggccgagggccggtagttGTTTGTTCGAGTAGGGTCGAACATGACTTTTAATTGAATCGCGCAAGAGGaccgataggtgtttgttcggGCGGGGTCAAACATGACTTTTCATTGAATTGCGAccaagggccggtaggtgtttgttcaggcggggtcgaacataacctttcgttaTATCGCggtcgagggccggtaggtgtttttTTGAGCGGTCTCAAATCTTTCATTAAATCACGGCCAAGGGttggtaggtgtttgttcgagcgggtcaaacataacctttcattaaatcgCGGTCGAGGGCCGGTAGTTATTTGTTCGagcggggtcgaacataacctttcattaaatcgCGTCTGAGGGCTGGTAGGTGTTTATTTGATCGTAATCGAGCATAACCTTAAAGAGAAAGAGGTGTGTTGATAAGTGTAAATTTTATTGCTTTGACATTATTGCATAATTAGAGAAATTTACAGATTTTTGGGTGTTGACTGGCGTTCCAGTCCCAGTCCCAGTTTATCTTGTCCCTTCATTGGTTGATCTAGAGAAATTTGAGAGGTCGAGCGATGAAATAGTAACCACGGCCCTACCTTCGCATACTTTGACTCAAAGCACTCCCTTCgccgcctcattaaaaacctctttgagaaaacccaaatgggacaaaactcaaaGGAGGGAAAAAAGAGTAAGGCTTGGGGCACTTTTTCTCTCAGaatttgaagtatttgaggtggctgatattcTAATTATTTGGTAGTAGCTTTACTTCCATTGTATTTAATTGGAACGAACCCTTGTTTGCTTCGGTTGTGATTTTATACGGACCATCCCAATTTGTTCTCGGCTTGCCTTCCCTATGATCTTTGCTTGcttgagttttagctttcagtacgTAGTCCCCGACGTTGAGCGGCTTGACCTTTGCATTCGTGTTGTAATAGCATTTTGCTTGTTGTTTTTGGGTGACCATTCTTATGttggccatatctcttcgttcgtcGACTTCGCCGAGCTCCTACCTTCTGCTCTCGTCGAGACTTGTGCCGCTCTCATAGGAGTACCTTAGGatgggttctccgacctcgactggtattattGACTCGGTCCCGTAGACCAAAGAGTAGGCCATCTCTCTTGTGCTCATTTTCAGAGTTGTTCGATAGGCTCATAATACTTCTAGTAGTATTTtcggccacagtcccttggcgtctttgagcttcttcttcatgatgtttagtattgACTTGTTGGAGGAATCTTCTTTCCCGTTACCTGCAGGGTGATATGGGGTCGAGAGTATCCTCTTGATATGTCGTTTCTCAAAGAATTCAGCGGTTTTCTTTCCTGTGAACTGGGGTCCATTGTCACGACTGATTTCTTTGGGAAggccgaaccggcatatgatgtttctccatataaaggtgattacctCTTGTTTCGGTATTTGGGAGAATGCTCctacttccacccacttagagaaatagttagttaaaaccaaaaggaatcgtaCATTATCTCGCCCTACtgggagggggcccacgatgtccatttcccatttgatgaacgaccaAAGGGATGTGACCGAGTGGAGATGTTCGCCTACTTGGTAAATCATTGGGGCGTACTTTTGGCACTGCTCGCATCTCCTTACGAAGTCTGCGAcatcctttttcatggtgggccagtaatatcctgcccttatgaggcatctgaccagtGCCCCGTTGCCGGAGTGAGCCCTGCAATGGCCTTCATGGACTTTTTGAAGGACGCGCTAAGTTTGGTTCGGGCCCAAGCACTTCACCAGAGGGCCGCCGTAAGTCCTCTTGTATAGATCGCTGTGGAGGATATTGTACCTAGACGCTTGTATTCTTAGTTTCTTTACCTTTGTTTTGTCGCCAGGGAGTGTGTCGTCCTGCAAGTATGCGACAATACGATTACGTCTGTCCCAAAGTTAattttatggttcttacctcgacttgatctagtgatgagttgaggagaTGGACCACGTTTTTGTCTCCGGTCATGATGCTTTTGGTAGCTGCCTCGGCATTCTGTGCTCGTACGATTTGATCGAGTTGATATTCGTCGAACTCAGGCAGTAGTTTACAGATTtcggtctggtatttttgcaatctttgttctttgatttggaaagtccatgtgacttggttgactatgAGCTAGGAGTCACAGCACAGTTTCAACCGTTTCGCACCATATTTGAGTGCTAGCCTTAAACATGCAATTACGACCTCATACTTGGTttcattgttagtcatatccaggcaccttatggactggcgaatcacttcACTTGTTGGGACCTCGAGTACGAGTCCTAGTCTGGACCCTAACGTATTGGATGCGccatcggtgtataggacccagaggtcttgtgtttggagaGAATTTTGGACGGCTTCCGTTTCGATTTCAGGCATTATATTTTCGTTGAAGTCGGCgagcacttgtgactttatcaCTGTTCGTGGCTGGTACGTGATATCATGCTCACTTAGcttgatggcccatttggccagccttcctgacagctcgggtttatgcaaaatgctccTTAGGGGGAAGGTtgtgacgaccgagatggggtgacattgaaaatatggtctaagcttccGTGAAGCTACGACCATGGCCAGAGCCAATTTTTCGAGGTATGGGTACCTCGTCTCGGCATCGATGAGTGTTTTGCTagtgtaatagatgggagattgcgtacctttgtttTCGTGGATCAAGTATGCGCTTACTGCTACTTCGGATACGGCTAGATAGACGAGGAGCTGCTCCCCAGGTTCGAGTTTCGAAAGCAAGGGCAATGATGAAAGGTATGCCTTTAGTTCTTGTAGAGGCTGGATGCACTCAGAAGTCCATTCGAGGTCGTTGTCTTTCTTGAGTACGCCAAAGAATTTATGGCACATATTCGATGACCGCGATATGAACCTTGATGGGGCGGCGATGCGACCAGTCAATCTCTGGGCTTATTCTTTGGTGGTCAAGAGTTCTGGTATCCCCTCGATAGCTTTAATTTGGTCGgggttgacctcgatccctcGCTGCGATACcaggaaacccaagaattttccCGAGGCTACGCCAAACACGCATttctctgggttcagcttcattccatatcttttgaatatgtcgaaagtttctttcAAATGATCGATGTGATCCTCTTCCCTTTTGGATTTTACCAGCACATTGTCTATGTATACCTCCATGGTTTTGCCGAGCTGGTCTTTGAACATCCTCATTACCAATCTTTGATACGTAGCCCCCGCTTTCTTTAGCCGAAACGGCATGACCCTTTAACAatacgttccttggtgggtgatgaatgtggtcttttcctgatcttcttcTTCCATCAGGATCTGGTTATGACCCGAGTAAGCATCCAAAAAACTTAATAATTCGTTCCCGGTcgttgcgtcgatgagttggtcgatatgaggtAACGAGAATGAATCCTTCGAACATGCTTTGTTCAGATCTGTCAAGTCCACACACATCCGCTATTTCCCATTTTGCTTTTTGACCATTACTACAATGGCGATCCACTTGGGGTACTTAGACTCCCTGATGGAGTCGTTCTCTAACAGTTTTTCCACCTCCTCGCGCACTGCGTTATTAATTGTGGAGTTAAATTTATGCCTGACCTGTCTGACTAGGGGTAGAGTGGATCGACGTTTAATTTGTGCGTAGCGATTTCCTTTGGGAtgcctggcatatctgcatggctgaaagcAAATAAATCTGCGTTAGCTAGTAAGAATTAACTGAATTTACCTGGATCCTGAAGTTTGCAACCGATATAGGCCTTCTTGCTATGGTCGTTGGGGTCCaattgaacggggtcgaggtcttctatggtcgatcTTGTAGCCTCGACCATGTAGGGTCTTTGATGTCGTCCCTGGTCTTATCGTGCTCCGGCCTCGACCCTGCTGATTGCTATTCCTCTTTTTCTTTGTTGGGTGGCCATGTTGTCTAAGGCAATGCGGTAGCATTCCCGGGATATGCGTTGTTCTCCGCGTATACTGAATATTACCCATGGGGttgggaatttaattacttggtatAAGCTGGAGGAGACGACTCTCATGGGATGTATCTGTGGTAGACCCACTATGGCATTGTATGCGgtggcctggtccatgatgtggaatgttgtATCTAGAGTTACGTCGTTGGCCAAGACGGGGAGCGTAATTTCCCCGGATGTTGGCTCAACTGCATTGCTAAAATCGGTTAATATGATGCAAtgcgacactatcttatcctcgagccTTATTTGGGTAgggactcggggatggataatacATGCACCACTTCCATCATCCACCATGATGCGTTTGACATCGATATCAAAAATGCGTAAAGTAATAACAAGGGCATCATTATAAGGGAAAGTCAAGCTGTCGGCATCTGACTCGTCGAAGATGATACTCTCTTCGAGTCCGTAATACCGTTCGCGGGTGAGACCACTTGAGTTTGTGAGTGGTGGTGAACTTCACGCCATTGACAGAGGCATCGTCGctgccgccgatgatcatatTGATGGTACGATCTGGTGATGGTGGCTTTGGCGGGCTATGATGTTCACGTCCTTTGGCGAAGTTGGTCCTCCCCTTCTTGCTTAACAATTCTTTGAGGTGCCCTTGTCATAACATGTTTATGACTTCCTGTCTAAGGGTGATGCAATCTTTGATTTTGTGCCCGCGTTCCTGGTGGAGCTCATAGAGGGCGTCAGACTTCCTAGTGTTCGGGTCTGATCTCATCTTTGGCGGCCACTTTACTTTCAGTCCGAGTTTCTCCAGAGCATAGACGATCtatgtaggtgacacacaaaaattgtgagtagATAATAAGCGAGGCATACCTCTTTTGTTCTGATGAGTTCTCGTCCTTGGCCTGGACGGGCCTTCTTCGTAGCAGAGGGAGGGTGCAACGGTCGTCCTAATATATGGTTAATGTCGTTCCCTATTAGGTCACGGAATTGGATGATCTCTTCTGGTGCGGTCTCTTTGATCTTTTCTAGATTCAGCTTGTACTGAGGTTAGTCGGTGAGTCGGCCCGTTGAGTTCGTCCTTATCTGCTCGGACCTCGGCGCAATAAGCATTATGGATTTCGTCCCAAATAGTTGGAGGATACTTTATCAATCAGCTCAACAGTTTTCTAGTTGCTCTTGAACCATCTCTGCTCAGCCCGTTCTAAAAGGCTGCGACTGCCATCCCTTTGGATATATTTGGCAGAGTCATCCTTACTCAGTTGAACtgggcgaggaagtcccttagTCCCTCACCCAAGGATTGCCTGATAGcaaatatgtcgtttactcttgCCTCGGCCTTCTTAGCTCTAGCATTGGTGGttacgaacttatcggccatttcttTGAAAGTTTCTATGGAGTAGGCTGGTAGCTGcaaataccatgttaatgcccctcATGTGAGGGTTTCGCCAAACTTCTTCAGCAGAATGGAGGAGACTTTTTCTTTGGCgaggtcgttgcctttcacggcggtgacgtaGTGAATCATGTGATCTTCCGGATCAGTCATTCCTTCGTATATCTTTAGGTAGGGCAGCATTTTGAAGGTCTTCGGTATGGCGTGCAGGGCTGAGCCATCGCTGTACGGTTGTTCTTTGAACCTACCGGCGTCCCTTTTTGGTAGAAGCTTAGGAGCGCCTGGTATCTTATCAATTCGGTCTTGGTGTTCTTTCATCTGGTCTCGAAGAGCCttgttttcattctccatttcttccattctttttAGAATAGCAGCGAGTGCGTTATCACCTGCACTATCAGTAATATTGTAATTTATAACTGTCGTTGGAGGGAGGGGTTGGTTGTACTGCTCGTCTGTTTGGTGCATCGTGCAAGTCCTTGCGGTTTCTGCAGTCGTGCCTAGAGCGGGTTTGTTGAGGACGCTTGTTAGAGTGTCAGTTAGCCATGCTTCAAGGAGTTTTTTCACAGCAGAGGGTGTCCCTTCCTCTGTAGACGTGGAGGCCCATTTACCACTGGGTTTTGTTATGCTGCAGTGTGGAGGCGCTGACCGTTCTTGCCTAGGGGACACACTGAGCGTCGTATTCTCGCGTATTGTCTCACAGCTTTCGTTGATGACATTTATGAGGTTAGTTGGGAAGTCACTTGTTATTCTCGTCCTTTctccttggttacctgccatgtaaGATTTTGTGTacacaaagaaaggagatcttGGGATTTTTTTTTATGTTAGTGACCTGTGTTATTTATAGATCTggaggaaactaaaaatttaactaagcAATTCCCACAAAcgacgccaaattgtttgaccaaaaaatatagatcttggttcaaataattaaatttatgtaaatAAGGGTTAATCTTAGATAACAATAATATCCTTAGATGAGGTTTTTAAAGAAGCAATAAATATCGTGTGGGTCTGGATAGACAGTGACAATAACATATAATAAATGTTCTAGAAATCATGAGCAATAATGTAGCATTCAATAATAATGaacaacaataaatgacatttaagtaaataggagggatgattcacccaataaaggatggaATAAGTGGATCTTCTTTTTGACAAAGAAGAGTGATAGACAATTCCTTGAATATTCGAATTATTTTTGGATCGGTTGGAAAAGCATAaacaagaatcttagtgaaaagcTGATGTTTGTATCTTAACAAATGAGATCTGATATTCTTTCTCAAGTCAAAGTATGTGCTTTTACAAATGAGTTTCACAtgcccctatcattgtctcttctTCTCTTTATATGAGACATGTTCCtaaaaaaccctaatagtacaagtgcagaaaatatccactagaatattttctttaatatcctattttgAAAACTAGTCATTACAGCTTTGTCAACGGTACTCGACCTCGACCCCGTCCCTTGTTGACACCTCGACTACGGCTCTCGTTGACTCTTCGATCACAGACTTTGCTGCTTCTTGGGCCATCTTGACAAACGACGACTTGGGAACTCTTCCCTTAGTATTATCTTGGCTTAAATATTCTAAAGAAAGATTTTGGCCCATTCATTTATAAAGAAGATAATTGCAAGTTGTAGGTAATGGTGTATATATTCCTTTGGAGATACTTGTATATATAGATTCTTGAATTTGCATTTGCCTAAAGTTGAATGATCTTCCATCAGATGTATTGGTATGAAAATAGCAGTAGTTTTTCTCAGATTGCCGTGCCAAATATTGTGATTTGGACTAGCTAGTTCTTTTGCCGTAGATGCTGGTTTGTTTAGTAATTTTACTCCAACTGTAAAAGATTCATAATTTGTTCTGCTTAATCGCTAGTCGATTCTTGTTTTATGTGTTAATCTCTCGGGTAGATGAAGATCTAACAGTCAACAGTTTCAGCTTGGACTTCTTTTCTCTTGAGCAATGTCTAATATATATCGATAGCTACACATAGGTCAGAAGGATGTTTTGTCTTGAACTCAACCACTAAGCTACTACTCGAGTATGATTGAGGAAGCAGGCGAACAAAAACCTTTAATAAAGATTGTAATATATCAAGATATATACTGACGCTAAGTTGAGCAGAGAGCCAAAAAGTTTTAATAGAAAAAGccaaaacataagcaattactcatATTAGCCCAGCAGATGATGTTTGTACCCATGGGAAACAAACTGAAGAAACATTATTACAATCCAACGATGACAATTTTTTATCTTAATGGGAAACGGCAAAGAAGTAGAAATTCGGCAGCAGATCATATCCTGGCTCAGACTAGAAAACTGGTACAATTCGAAACAAATGTAGCAGAACAAAGACATGAGGTTAAATGAACTTTAATTTCTGAGTCAAGACTTGACAATATAATTTTGGCGTCTGATGGGGTTCATAACCACCGGAGGACCAGCTGTACGAGGCCACGCCTGGAATTTTTTGTCCGTCTCTTTCCACCATTCATCGGTAGCAACTGTCTTTGGAGTAGTACCTGTTTTAAATTAAATGCCACAAGTGACTTTAAGCAGAAAAGAAGAACAAAATATCTATAGTGTATGTCTCAATCCAAAGCTAAACAGAGGAATAGAAACTTGCCTCCAAACAACTTATGGTCAGAAGTAGCAGTGTCACAAACGTATGCAAATGCAAATGATGCAACCACAGAACCAACAATGTACTTCAGTGCCATTGTCAAACTCCAACAACTGCTAACATAACCAAAACACCAATAAGAGAAAGTTACACGGCTTAATAAGGTAAAATTAATTTTGTTTTAAACATATATACAATTTTGAATACCATTAACATTTTTAGATTTTCTAAAAATCCCCTTATCAAAATCCTAGCTCCGCCATTGGCTAGGTATAATTGGGGACTATAGTATAGATCCTTTATAAATCTATTTTGCACCATTTATTTAAGACCAAAAATGAACTTTAAGCAGCTTTAGCAAATTAAACACAGTACTAATAAGATCTACAACACATCATGAAGAAACGAGTACAAAGTAGCCATAACTAACGTTGTGAAAAGCTGTGGCTGATGGAGTTTTTGCACAATTTGAGCTCAACCGAACCAGGGATTATAGATATGTAtgtgaaaatttattaaaattttgacaATTATTAAACCCAAacctataatttcaaaaatataatgagtttagTGCTAAGAATATTAAAGGTTAAACTCGTCAAGTAAATCGCCCTCGCTGAAAAGAAGCAAATAACTTGCATGCCAACTATTCATATTTCCTCAAATGAACATCCTGCTCTTATGTTTCCATGCATATATAGTAGTAACATATAGATAACAGAAGAAGGAGGGGTTAAGGGGCAACTTACTGCGATGAAGTGATTAATCAGAATAGAGGAGAAGTCCCAACAATAATGATCTTCTTCTTCGTTGAATATGGTGAAACTTTTGAGAAGTAGTTGCACGGCGGACACTGGAAACGTTCAACGTCGTTAAGCTATTTTCTGCGCTATTTTCGCTATGGACTTGAAATTCAGTTTGGGCCTAGAAGTCAAAGGATAATTTTGAATGGGCCTTCAAAAGAAACTTAACGTAATCCCAAAAACTTGTTGCAACAACGACAATAACCTAGTAGAATCTTAATACTGGGGTATGAAGAGGGTAGAATATACACTGATCTTGgttagagaggctgtttccgggaTGATATCCTCGGTTCAAAGATAGTAGATCCGTCACAATAACAGAaactagaaagaaaaaaaaaaaactacttccTCTTTGGAATTATTTCAACGAGGATATTTTGATACAAATAGAGGACGAAGTTTACTTTTACTAGTCGATACAAGTagattatatatatgtattataCATATTATATATGCATAATACATGTATCATATATTCGTGactattttaatttatgtgattTGGTGGAtaactatttaggttaattctttttTCAAGAATAACCCATCGTTTTCTGAAGAGTAATAACTTGCGAGGCGAGTTATGGACGATTTCCAATTTTATTTAAAACGTTTCGTGCAAACTTTTTTAATTGGAAAATGCTGAGCTTTttctaaaaattatcaaaacatctCTTCCCCCTTGTGGAAGTTGTGGTTTTTCctcttccatttttctttttctagacTGAAGTAGAAAAGGTAAATTTTGGGGATAAATAATAACTCTAAATTTGTTTATCTGTTGAGCTTTTGTGGTTTTTCctcttccatttttcttttctccCATTCGCAGCCCATCCCGTTCCGTTCTTCAGCTTTGCCTCGAATTCCGCCGGTGTCCGGTAAGTACTATTAGGGATTATACGTATAGACGAAGTTGATGATTCTTGCATAAAGTTAGTGTCTTTTAGCTTATACTGCTGGTTTTGGATTGTTTCCTGACTTTTCGTGAACTGGATTTTTGTTTCTTAGTAAAATAAGAATTTGAACACTGGAAAATTTTAGAATATGGACTACACCTTATGCTATGCAAGGGTAAATGTCGTTTTGTAAAGTTTGTGTCTTTTAATTGGTTTTGGATTGTTTCTTGGATTTTATGTACTGGGTTTCTGTTTCTTAGTTGTTGGCTTTTGAACATTGAAATTGTGTGGTATTATACTGGAAAATTCTTAGAATATGGTCTACAGCTTGTACTATGCAACGGTAAATTTTGTTTCGTGCAGTTTGTGTCTTGTAATGATTTTCAGCTTCCATTGatagttttggattgtttttgactttttgtgaacTGGGTTTTTGTTTCTTAGTAGAATAAGCATTTAAACATTGAGAGTTTTGTGATATTATTATACTGGAAAATTCTTAGAATATGGACTACAGATTATGCTTTGCAATGgcatatcttgtttcatagcttCCATTGATGGTTTTGGGTTGTCTCCCGATTTTTCTGTACTGGGTTTCTGATAGCAGttggcatttgaaattgaaagaatgtATTACAATAGTTGAAAGTTCTTTGTATATGGCTACAATCGTATGTCATGCTCCGTTAATTCTTGTTTCTTAGAGTTTGTATCTTTTAATTGGTTTTGAGCTTCTTTGACGGTGTTGGTTTGTTTCGTCTTTCTACAATTACTTCGAACATTGATTTTCCCTGCATCTGATGGAAGAATAATTGCAAGAACCCTATTTCGCAACAACAGCAATAACCAGTTTCGCTTCTTTGGATTGTGAAGTATTAGAAGAAAATAGATTACcaataaacatcaacatataataaaatTTCTTTCTTACTTGACCTTTGTTTCCTATAAATTATCAGCTCTTCAATTCCATGTGTGTTTCCCTCTTATATTTCTTAATTGGTGCTCTAAAAATGTCTTGTTTTCTTACATCCCAAACCAGCACTTTTTATTTTCCATTAGCTCTTTTTTGGGCTTATATGTGGTCATCTTCATAAAACAGTCGTTTGTTACGGGGACACCATGAATGAACTCTATTTCTGGTCAATTGACGCTTCaaacatgtttaaatactgcTTCCTTCTATATGCTTAGAGGTTATTCCTTCAAACAATGGCCTTATGTTGGATAATATGTTCAGGTTCTTTTGCCTTCCAGTGAATATATGTGCGGGTTATTCAGCCATTGCCATTGTTTCAAATTTATCATCAAGAAGGATAGGTGCAAAAAGGTGAGGCAGCCAGTATAGCATAGTGGCCTCCAGGAGTCCAGGTGACCAGTAAAGTGTATTAGCCAGCTGTCACTTGAGAGTGTTAGCTTGCTACAGGAAGTACGATGATTGCTGCTTTTCAGCTCCATTAAACTGCATATTCTTCTTAGTTGGCTCAGAGCACGGGCCAGCGACAGCTAGTATATATAAATCGGTGTGTTTTTATTTTCAATTGAATATCAACCTGTTGCCTCTCCCAAGACCTGAAAAGCCACAGTCAAACCGCACAGAAACAATAAAGAAGGTGATGGCGATGGTCGTCAGGAGAAGCAGGAGCTTTGTATGTCTCTTGCACAAAGTCCTCTCTTCCAGCAACTCACTTCCCTGCTCATACACCCAGAGGCAGACCTATGTAGATGTGTACATGAAATGGAAGAAAGACTCATTTTTTGACTCCATTGATACCATTCACAGATCAGTTCAACTCAAGCCTTTAATTGCTCTCAAGAACTGCATAGTCTCCTCTTCACCTGATGATTATTGCGTCCCCATTTCTGCAATTTCAAAGAAAGACTTAGAGTTAGGAATACCCATTAAGGTTGCCAGGTTCTTGAGGTTGTATCCATCTGTTTTTGAGGAATTTACTGGCCCTAAATACAATTTGCCTTGGTTTAAGTTGACCCAGAGGGCTGTTGAGCTTGATAGACAGGAGAAAGAGGTGTATGTAAAATTTAAAGTTGATATCGTTTCGAGGCTGAAGAAGTTGATACTGATGAGTGGCAGGGAAAAGATGCTTCCTTTAAAGGTAATTCAGGGTCTGCAATGGTATTTGGGTTTACCCGACGAATTCTTGAGTAACCCAGAAGACAATCTTGATAAGTGTTTCAGACTTGTGGAAATGGAAGATGGATTGAAAGGGCTAGCTGTTAATGTCGATGGAAGTGAGAGTTTTTTATCGATGATGCAGAGGAATGCAATGAGTAGAGGAATGTATAGTGGTGTGGAGGGTGAGGTACTAGAATTTCCATTGTTTCCGTCAAAGGGATTGAGACTTAAAAGGAAGATTGCAGACTGGTTTGATGAGTTTCAGAGGCTTCCGTATGTTTCACCCTATGAGGAT is drawn from Nicotiana tomentosiformis chromosome 12, ASM39032v3, whole genome shotgun sequence and contains these coding sequences:
- the LOC104092061 gene encoding protein WHAT'S THIS FACTOR 9, mitochondrial, with protein sequence MAMVVRRSRSFVCLLHKVLSSSNSLPCSYTQRQTYVDVYMKWKKDSFFDSIDTIHRSVQLKPLIALKNCIVSSSPDDYCVPISAISKKDLELGIPIKVARFLRLYPSVFEEFTGPKYNLPWFKLTQRAVELDRQEKEVYVKFKVDIVSRLKKLILMSGREKMLPLKVIQGLQWYLGLPDEFLSNPEDNLDKCFRLVEMEDGLKGLAVNVDGSESFLSMMQRNAMSRGMYSGVEGEVLEFPLFPSKGLRLKRKIADWFDEFQRLPYVSPYEDYSGLDPNSDIAEKRVVGVLHELLSLFVEHAAERKKLLCLRKHLGLPQKVHKAFERHPYIFYLSLNNKTCTAILKEAYCDRGAIAQHPLAKVRKKYISLMKESEGMLKRKRLNNRPHDQGNMNIKDLDYTDDEEVKLQRSSAAL